From the genome of Nodosilinea sp. FACHB-141, one region includes:
- a CDS encoding methyl-accepting chemotaxis protein, giving the protein MAAANVRQLMTISGELRSAWETHEKVDHVNLNLQIMARATRGYLLQRHPTSLLDFNEAKSDYMTVVSELDAQITNEEQRQNLAQLTTLINQFITLHQGMIDLVNQNQTAAGVQIWRESNGRALTGEIGSLLTDMEDLEGEIVARQETIQAAALWRLQLTLLIAATLSLLLSALIGTLVIIKASRIMDQAAGNIVSSASEIATSIEQQERSSSQQAASVSETSTTMDELGASSRQSAEQAEAAAAGAQQVLALAEGGTRAVERSLDGMGDLREKVDAIADQILRLSEQTNQIGGISSLVSDLANQTNMLALNAAVEAVRAGEHGKGFAVVSGEIRKLADQSKKSAEKINALVADIQTAINSTVMVTDEGTKTVEEGVRIAEETADAFAGVAEAVNNVVLNSQQISLNVKQQAVAIQQVVSAMNSLNTGAQETAHGITQIKVGTHQLNESALQLKVAI; this is encoded by the coding sequence ATGGCAGCGGCTAATGTGCGCCAGCTTATGACTATCTCTGGGGAACTCAGAAGCGCTTGGGAAACTCACGAAAAGGTTGACCATGTCAACCTCAACCTTCAGATTATGGCCCGTGCCACCCGTGGCTATTTACTTCAGAGACACCCAACCTCTCTATTAGACTTCAATGAAGCTAAATCAGACTACATGACTGTGGTCAGTGAGCTAGATGCTCAAATCACCAATGAAGAACAGCGGCAAAACCTAGCTCAGCTTACAACTCTAATCAATCAGTTTATTACTCTCCATCAAGGCATGATCGATCTGGTCAACCAAAATCAGACCGCAGCAGGTGTGCAAATTTGGCGAGAAAGCAACGGGCGCGCTCTAACCGGCGAGATCGGCAGCTTGTTGACCGATATGGAAGACCTTGAAGGTGAGATTGTCGCTAGACAAGAAACGATCCAAGCGGCCGCCCTATGGCGGCTGCAACTTACGCTGCTGATAGCGGCCACTCTCTCATTACTGCTGTCGGCTCTGATTGGCACCTTGGTAATTATCAAAGCCTCACGCATTATGGACCAGGCGGCAGGCAACATTGTTAGCTCAGCCAGCGAAATTGCCACCAGCATTGAGCAGCAGGAGCGCAGCAGCAGCCAACAGGCCGCTTCGGTAAGCGAAACCAGCACCACTATGGATGAGCTAGGGGCTTCGTCACGGCAGTCGGCAGAGCAAGCTGAAGCCGCCGCCGCCGGTGCTCAACAGGTCCTAGCCTTAGCCGAAGGTGGTACCCGTGCCGTTGAACGTAGCCTTGACGGCATGGGCGACCTCAGAGAAAAAGTGGACGCGATCGCCGATCAAATTCTCCGTCTGAGCGAGCAAACCAACCAAATTGGCGGCATTTCTAGCCTAGTCAGCGATTTGGCTAACCAAACCAACATGCTGGCCCTTAACGCCGCCGTCGAAGCGGTGCGCGCCGGCGAGCACGGCAAGGGTTTTGCGGTCGTCTCTGGCGAAATTCGCAAGCTAGCCGATCAAAGTAAAAAATCGGCCGAAAAGATTAACGCCCTGGTGGCCGACATTCAGACCGCCATCAACTCAACGGTGATGGTCACCGACGAGGGCACCAAAACCGTCGAAGAGGGGGTCAGAATTGCTGAGGAAACCGCCGATGCTTTTGCCGGGGTAGCCGAGGCGGTTAACAACGTGGTGCTCAACAGCCAGCAGATTTCTCTCAACGTGAAGCAGCAGGCGGTTGCCATTCAGCAGGTGGTGAGCGCCATGAACAGCCTCAACACCGGAGCCCAAGAAACCGCCCACGGCATTACCCAAATTAAGGTTGGCACCCATCAGCTCAACGAGAGTGCCCTCCAGCTCAAGGTGGCTATTTAA